The proteins below are encoded in one region of Garra rufa chromosome 12, GarRuf1.0, whole genome shotgun sequence:
- the uhmk1 gene encoding serine/threonine-protein kinase Kist yields MACSSGSNANMSSPNVSTPAMVVTPDAVDQKTSPVVFEIFGKIWNVQARLGQGVSASVYRVNSGRASSAVKEFQADAQGGDYGYLKESSVLEKIQGHKNIVTLFGMFTNHNPFGVATHCLLLELLDVSVSELLVRVSNQGHSMWLIQHCARDVLEALNFLHREGYVHADLKPRNILWSADDECFKLIDFGLSFKEGHQDVKYIQTDGYRAPEAELQNSLAQAGLESDSGCTTAVDLWSLGIILLEMFSGIKLKETVKSQEWKDNSSAIVDHIFSSNALVYPAIPVFHLRDLIKSMLHNEPKLRSTAEAALINPFFSIPFAPHIEDLVLLPTPVLRLLNVIDDNHLYNEDEYEDIIEDMKEECQKYGTVVSLLIPKENPGKGQVFVEYANAGDSKEAQRLLTGRTFDGKFVVTTFYPLSAYKRGYLYQTVQ; encoded by the exons ATGGCTTGTAGTTCTGGCTCCAATGCAAACATGTCCAGTCCAAATGTCAGCACACCGGCGATGGTGGTGACACCAGACGCCGTGGATCAGAAGACAAGCCCGGTGGTATTTGAGATTTTCGGAAAGATCTGGAACGTGCAGGCTCGTTTGGGACAGGGTGTCTCGGCCTCGGTGTACCGGGTGAACTCCGGTCGGGCGAGCTCTGCAGTGAAGGAGTTTCAGGCGGACGCGCAGGGTGGAGATTACGGGTACCTCAAGGAGAGCTCCGTGCTAGAGAAGATTCAGGGACATAAAAATATCG TGACGCTGTTTGGAATGTTCACCAATCACAATCCATTTGGTGTGGCCACTCATTGCCTCTTGTTGGAGCTTTTGGATGTGAGTGTGTCAGAATTGCTGGTCAGGGTGAGTAATCAGGGGCATTCCATGTGGTTGATTCAGCACTGCGCCCGTGATGTTTTGGAGGCCCTTAACTTCCTGCACAGAGAAGGTTACGTACATGCTGACCTCAAGCCCCGCAACATTCTCTGGAGCGCTGATGACGAGTGCTTTAAGCTCATTGACTTCGGCCTTAGCTTTAAAGAGGGACATCAG GATGTGAAGTACATCCAGACAGATGGATACCGGGCACCTGAAGCCGAGCTGCAGAACTCACTGGCCCAGGCAGGTCTGGAGAGCGACTCTGGCTGCACAACTGCTGTGGACCTGTGGAGTCTGGGAATTATTCTTCTGGAGATGTTCTCAGGAATCAAACTGAAAGAAACTGTAAAGTCTCAGGAATGGAAG GATAACAGTTCTGCAATAGTAGACCATATCTTTTCAAGCAATGCTTTGGTTTACCCGGCTATCCCTGTTTTTCATTTAAGGGATCTAATCAAAAG TATGCTTCACAATGAGCCTAAACTGAGAAGCACAGCTGAGGCAGCATTAATCAACCCTTTCTTCAGCATTCCCTTTG CACCTCATATTGAAGATTTGGTTCTTTTGCCTACACCTGTTTTGAGACTACTAAACGTAATAGACGACAACCACCTGTATAATGAGGATGAGTATGAAG ATATAATAGAGGACATGAAAGAAGAATGTCAGAAGTATGGCACGGTCGTATCCTTATTGATCCCAAAAGAGAATCCCGGCAAGGGACAG GTGTTTGTGGAGTATGCAAATGCTGGAGACTCCAAAGAAGCCCAGAGACTGCTGACAGGCCGAACGTTTGATGGCAAGTTCGTGGTCACTACATTTTATCCACTGAGTGCCTATAAGAGAGGTTACTTATACCAAACTGTGCAGTAA